From the genome of Colias croceus chromosome 9, ilColCroc2.1, one region includes:
- the LOC123694505 gene encoding RAB11-binding protein RELCH-like → MNPYKDLEESSFAAAPHLNYEDIATKLLKDHFFLTALELHTELVESGKELPQLREFFSNPGNFEQHVSRASEMSSMHRTPSIATLDSLDTARYSEDGGGDRLGSGGDIAVLEFELRKAKETINSLRANLTQFADGESTLDKNVKNNFNQKSLKPHEKRALNFLINEYLLLQDYKLTSITFSDENPEQEFEDWDDVGLNMPRPSGLISLFRGSTTAVNVPKYDVATQYDSDYWSDAECQTDLDENVCVSCQTTIDNDSDWNHEILIQAEEINLLKQKIIALETEKLNFQKLYDAAIVSLNSLTSPVSEKQVLELQIPSDKLNAVQTRLEHQLEKPITCTAAENHYGSSNSTHSATPDQFEMIESEKHITKKEGSNTSSIEPALLDGSVRDSPLRRGSVTTLDDMLSINDAGEWTRLQYEYNIVENSKEMWIDSGLPNNLKESLLTWCNETLDMNEALSNDLLTELVNNDKPILLPALLQLVADTLPRILPHTLVGRRSESAALLSAAIVLLPPADAKRAKLLQTLLTLFKKPDPPDAKIICEATCLIVKWGGSGEVLSSIAELLASRSPERRILASQICLAIAPYVPIELCTSLLLSLVVLMCESSEIEIRVLGLRAACLICPTSEHKYGQLENIMFNFLKDPVDRIVKDTVGVFVPVLARSALMAGKFSSSLYSRIISSLVKSSTEGEWKTVLLYLEVLKVLVLAKLAYVINVQIVKEMTHNCDMEINLQDVLLCEQESFIDLQCYMSDSYDAKNLIVAMNSLLKEKPDVRWAELTWFVKVIRQILEIATTSKILNHSAIYELLITLFSSYVYNFGVHFTTEVMNPIFLNIINDLENKLEKLHAVNVDSVIIVGIYLVTIVFSVEESEQQSEFLQKWVMYSSIRSLPSKIISIPLKWLAKHRPDALDFYLQCLREFSASSCDSTSGSTIRVYIANLITELLNIAQVSDECIERHLLPAVTALLYDDDVSVREAAISAWGSVTRTCVVRAQSTSLQTVCWPPFEELLKSRPLTGKEGAKAAEALTLLVLPTVESHAVSEKAVSLLCLLCHRQLSSELVAALTPGLQLATHHCSHHPALLPALRKLEESVQSPSLTQYKPAIEALLHVITNETPRVPSPKPATNLQAAQEVGRRVTQMFQHSKTNMNLQNIFKKKT, encoded by the exons ATGAATCCGTATAAGGATTTAGAAGAAAGTTCTTTTGCTGCCGCACCCCATCTAAATTATGAAGATATTGCAACAAAGTTGTTAAAGGATCATTTCTTTTTGACGGCTCTCGAACTTCATACAGAATTGGTCGAGAGTGGCAAAGAACTTCCGCAATTGAGAGAATTTTTTTCTAACCCCGGCAACTTCGAGCAACATGTTTCTAGAGCATCTGAGATGAGTTCTATGC ATCGTACACCCAGCATAGCCACCCTAGATTCGTTAGACACTGCTAGATATTCTGAAGATGGTGGCGGTGATCGCCTCGGGAGTGGTGGAGACATAGCGGTACTGGAGTTTGAGTTGAGAAAAGCTAAAGAAACAATCAATTCTTTGAGAGCCAATTTGACCCAATTTGCTG ATGGTGAATCAActttagataaaaatgtaaaaaataattttaatcagaAATCATTGAAACCACATGAAAAGCGAGCCCttaattttttgataaatgaATACTTACTTTTACAAGATTATAAACTCACAAGTATTACATTCTCAGATGAAAATCCAGAACAg GAATTTGAAGACTGGGACGATGTAGGATTGAACATGCCACGGCCCTCAGGGTTAATATCATTGTTCAGAGGCAGTACAACTGCTGTGAATGTTCCAAAATATGATGTGGCTACACAATATGATAGTGATTATTGGTCAGATGCTGAATGCCAAACAGATTTGGACGAGAATGTCTGTGTGAGCTGTCAAACGACCATAGATAATGATTCTGATTGGAACCATGAG ATACTTATCCAAGCTGAGGAAATAAATCTACTGAAACAGAAAATTATTGCCCTAGAAACAGAGAAGTTAAATTTCCAAAAGCTATATGACGCTGCTATTGTCAGCCTCAACTCATTAACTAGTCCAGTGTCAGAGAAACAAGTTCTAGAACTACAAATCCCTAGTGATAAATTAAATGCAGTACAAACAAGGCTTGAACATCAATTAGAGAAACCAATCACTTGTACGGCGGCGGAAAATCACTATGGAAGTAGTAATTCCACTCATAGTGCTACTCCTGATCAATTTGAAATGATAGAAAGTGAGAAACATAT CACAAAGAAAGAGGGCTCAAATACAAGTTCAATAGAGCCGGCATTGCTTGATGGTAGTGTAAGAGATTCCCCGCTAAGACGTGGCAGTGTCACCACTCTCGATGATATGCTCAGTATAAATGACGCGGGCGAATGGACGCGGTTacaatatgaatataatatcgtGGAGAATTCTAAAGAGATGTGGATTGATAG tggcttaccaaataatttaaaggagTCATTACTGACGTGGTGTAATGAAACGTTGGACATGAATGAAGCTCTATCCAATGATTTGTTAACAGAATTAGTGAACAATGATAAGCCTATTCTATTGCCGGCTTTATTACAACTTGTAGCGGATACTTTACCGCGG ATCCTGCCACACACATTAGTCGGTAGGAGAAGCGAATCAGCAGCCTTATTATCAGCGGCCATTGTGTTGTTACCGCCAGCTGACGCAAAACGGGCTAAATTATTGCAAACTTTACTTACGCTGTTTAAGAAACCGGACCCGCCTGACGCTAAAATTATATGTGAAG CAACATGCCTCATAGTGAAATGGGGGGGTAGTGGCGAAGTTCTATCTTCCATAGCGGAATTGCTAGCTTCCAGGTCGCCAGAACGCAGGATTTTAGCCAGTCAAATATGTCTGGCCATAGCCCCATATGTTCCTATAGAACTATGCACGTCATTACTCCTAAGTTTGGTCGTATTAATGTGTGAATCAAGCGAAATTGAGATTCGAGTGTTGGGTCTAAGAGCGGCTTGTTTAATCTGTCCAACGTCAGAACATAAGTATGGGCAGTTGGAGAATATAATGTTCAACTTCTTGAAGGACCCCGTTGATCGGATTGTGAAGGATACAGTGGGTGTTTTTGTTCCTGTGTTGGCTAGGAGTGCTCTGATGGCtg GTAAATTTTCATCATCTCTGTACAGCCGCATAATATCGAGTCTAGTGAAATCGAGTACAGAAGGCGAATGGAAGACTGTGCTATTATATCTAGAAGTTCTAAAAGTTCTAGTGCTAGCCAAACTGGcgtatgtaataaatgttCAAATTGTCAAAGAAATGACCCACAACTGTGATATGGAAATTAACTTACAAGACGTGTTGTTGTGCGAACAAGAgagttttatagatttacagtgcTATATGAGTGACAGTTATGATGCTAAGAATTTGATAGTGGCCATGAATAGCTTGCTGAAGGAGAAACCGGACGTGCGGTGGGCGGAGCTAACTTGGTTCGTGAAAGT AATTAGGCAAATATTAGAAATAGCGACCACATCCAAAATACTTAATCACTCTGCAATATACGAGCTTCTTATAACTTTATTCAGTAGTTACGTATACAATTTCGGCGTGCATTTCACGACAGAAGTGATGAATCCGATATTcctgaatattattaatgatttGGAGAATAAATTGGAAAAACTGCACGCAGTTAATGTGGACAGTGTTATTATTGTTGGTATATATTTAGTCACTATTGTGTTTTCTGTGGAAGAGAGCGAGCAGCAGTCGGAATTTTTGCAAAA GTGGGTTATGTACAGTAGTATAAGAAGTCTtccaagtaaaataatatctataccaCTCAAGTGGCTTGCAAAGCATAGACCTGATGCCCTAGATTTCTACTTACAATGTCTTAGAGAAT TTTCAGCCAGTAGCTGCGACTCTACCAGCGGCAGTACAATACGGGTGTACATAGCTAACTTGATCACAGAGCTACTGAACATAGCGCAAGTGAGCGATGAATGCATAGAACGGCATTTACTGCCGGCTGTTACTGCTCTGCTCTATGATGATGATGT CTCTGTCCGCGAAGCAGCAATATCAGCGTGGGGCAGTGTAACACGAACATGCGTGGTTCGAGCGCAAAGCACATCACTCCAAACAGTTTGTTGGCCGCCATTCGAAGAGCTATTGAAATCACGCCCTCTGACGGGCAAAGAAGGCGCGAAAGCTGCTGAAGCGCTTACTTTATTAGTCCTGCCGACGGTGGAAAGCCATGCTGTGTCTGAGAAAG CGGTATCATTGCTATGTCTGTTATGCCACCGGCAATTATCGTCTGAACTAGTGGCTGCACTAACACCAGGCTTACAGCTGGCAACACACCACTGCAGCCACCATCCGGCATTGTTGCCAGCTTTACG AAAACTAGAAGAAAGCGTTCAATCCCCATCCCTCACACAATACAAGCCGGCCATCGAAGCGCTACTCCACGTGATCACAAACGAAACGCCAAGAGTCCCTTCACCAAAACCAGCCACGAACTTACAAGCGGCACAAGAAGTTGGCCGCCGGGTCACACAGATGTTCCAACATTCGAAGACTAACATGAACCTACAGAATATAttcaaaaagaaaacatag